One part of the Cyclobacteriaceae bacterium genome encodes these proteins:
- a CDS encoding peptidoglycan DD-metalloendopeptidase family protein: protein MGFTYSKVILFSVIIFAIIFGISLFLAQTILAKWFDPRFAQMQMNKQLIELDQKVDSLYLEVDRKDQFILGIQRVLSGDTANFSDPAKYLRGDGQALVKPAELKLAPADTAFRKEFEKSDLALITLASVKYRELQETFFFSPLTGFLSDQYDAKRGHYGVDIVAKTNEPVKSIADGTVIFASWTQDSGYVMMIQHKGNLISVYKHNAQLYKKVGTFVNGGEIISIVGNSGEMTDGPHLHFELWYNGNPLNPEEFVTF, encoded by the coding sequence ATGGGGTTTACCTACTCCAAAGTAATTCTTTTTTCAGTTATCATATTTGCCATCATCTTCGGTATAAGCCTTTTTTTAGCGCAAACCATTTTGGCCAAGTGGTTCGATCCGCGGTTTGCACAAATGCAAATGAACAAGCAATTGATCGAGCTTGATCAAAAAGTTGATTCCCTTTACCTGGAAGTTGACCGGAAAGACCAGTTTATTCTGGGCATTCAACGGGTGTTAAGTGGGGACACGGCAAACTTCAGTGACCCGGCAAAATATTTACGCGGTGATGGGCAGGCATTAGTAAAGCCTGCCGAATTAAAACTAGCTCCCGCAGATACTGCATTTCGAAAAGAATTTGAAAAATCGGATTTGGCTTTGATCACCCTGGCCAGTGTTAAATACCGCGAGTTGCAGGAAACGTTTTTCTTTTCTCCGCTTACGGGATTTCTATCCGATCAATACGATGCCAAGCGCGGCCATTACGGTGTTGACATTGTTGCCAAAACCAATGAACCTGTAAAGAGCATAGCCGATGGTACCGTTATTTTTGCTTCGTGGACGCAAGACTCAGGGTATGTCATGATGATCCAGCATAAGGGCAACCTCATCTCGGTATATAAGCACAATGCCCAACTCTATAAAAAAGTTGGTACTTTTGTGAACGGAGGAGAAATCATTTCTATTGTTGGCAACAGTGGTGAAATGACGGATGGACCGCACCTTCATTTTGAATTGTGGTACAACGGCAACCCGCTTAATCCGGAAGAGTTCGTAACATTTTAA
- a CDS encoding tetratricopeptide repeat protein encodes MKIVPIHTILLAFASLLVAGCSSESTTFTSKAFHNTTAHYNGYYYALEEITKIENTIRKHHKDDYNRVLRLYPPLDSTLAKSYDKDVQEAIKMASIAIQRHPKSKWVDDSYILVGKGRLYSLDWGNAIQTFKYVNTKGADINARHQALLWLARTFTEHGEYGNAEATFDFLQKEKLSKTNLKNLYLEKAYHYQVRDDDDRFVKNLTEAVPLLKKKDRPGRIYFILGQVYQKLGFEAEAYNYFRKCIETHPEYEVDFYARLYMAQVAEISKSRNIANARKSFKKLLKDSKNKEFKDKIYYEMGVFERKQDNVKEAIENYKLALREGNNKQIDGEAYLRLGEIYYDTLKDYEKAKLYYDSTVTTLNKDYEDYPAIKSRQEVLAEFVKHLKTIEWQDSLLVLAKLDSAALMVHIQTMLESKKEPEAKPGKKKKRNRIDISQVSSSFTTATSLEGTDWYFGNASARALGQQEFRRIWGSIPLEDNWRRSSRAVPVAQRPNTIVGSENQLLPSTETTEDKTEADPVLSEFNKISKELPKTPEQVEEALEKIEDAYFLLGDIYYFKLQEKRNAVNTYEKLLARFPNTHYRPEVLYKLYLMHKEVQPEKAERYAQELTSEFPESLFAKILINPDYLLESSQVVELQKALYREAYQKFETWQLNEAIALINKALAEEKTTFTPNLELLKILVIGPSESLAQYQYNLDEFIKNNPEAEVTSYAKRLLSASRDFELKREKERGIQYSTSFDEPHYFVMVYKTEAKMEDIASKTMDAFNQANFKELSLKVSNLILNEGLSITFVSDLPKMKAALEYYRTFNEKQPSLNALKNHKFNTFVITKNNFDIFYRTKGLDEYLQFFEKNYNPKNP; translated from the coding sequence TTGAAAATTGTCCCCATCCATACTATTCTTTTGGCCTTTGCCTCCTTGCTTGTAGCAGGGTGCTCCTCTGAATCAACAACGTTTACCAGCAAAGCCTTTCACAATACCACTGCGCACTATAATGGATACTATTATGCGCTGGAAGAGATCACCAAAATCGAAAACACTATACGAAAACATCATAAAGATGATTACAACCGTGTGCTTCGCCTCTATCCGCCCCTTGACTCGACCCTGGCAAAAAGTTATGATAAAGATGTTCAGGAAGCCATTAAGATGGCCTCTATTGCCATTCAACGCCACCCCAAAAGCAAATGGGTTGATGATAGCTACATTCTCGTAGGCAAAGGAAGGTTATACAGTTTGGACTGGGGCAATGCTATCCAAACCTTTAAATATGTTAACACAAAAGGTGCCGATATAAATGCCCGCCACCAGGCCTTGCTGTGGTTGGCCCGGACCTTTACCGAGCATGGCGAGTATGGCAATGCCGAGGCCACGTTCGATTTCCTTCAAAAAGAGAAGTTAAGCAAGACCAATCTTAAAAATCTTTACCTCGAAAAAGCTTACCACTACCAGGTGCGTGATGATGATGACCGTTTTGTCAAAAACCTTACCGAAGCTGTGCCGCTCTTAAAGAAGAAAGACAGGCCCGGAAGGATCTATTTCATACTCGGGCAAGTGTACCAAAAGCTTGGGTTTGAAGCCGAGGCTTACAACTATTTCAGGAAGTGCATTGAAACCCATCCTGAATACGAGGTTGATTTTTACGCCCGCTTATACATGGCACAGGTGGCCGAGATTTCAAAAAGCAGGAACATTGCCAACGCACGCAAATCGTTTAAGAAACTTTTAAAAGACAGTAAGAACAAAGAGTTCAAAGACAAGATATACTACGAGATGGGCGTGTTTGAACGCAAGCAAGATAACGTCAAAGAAGCTATTGAAAACTACAAGCTGGCGCTTCGTGAAGGCAACAACAAACAAATTGATGGTGAAGCTTACCTTCGGTTGGGTGAAATTTATTACGACACCCTTAAGGATTACGAGAAAGCCAAGCTTTATTACGACAGCACGGTAACAACACTAAATAAAGACTATGAGGATTACCCCGCTATTAAATCACGGCAGGAAGTGCTTGCAGAATTCGTCAAGCATTTGAAAACGATTGAATGGCAGGATAGTTTGCTGGTGTTGGCCAAGCTGGATTCGGCTGCGCTTATGGTGCATATTCAAACCATGCTCGAAAGCAAAAAAGAGCCGGAAGCCAAGCCGGGAAAAAAGAAAAAAAGAAACCGCATTGACATTAGCCAGGTAAGTTCATCCTTTACTACGGCAACATCATTGGAAGGGACCGATTGGTATTTTGGAAATGCCTCCGCGCGTGCCTTGGGGCAACAGGAGTTTAGGCGAATTTGGGGCAGCATACCCCTTGAAGATAATTGGCGCAGATCATCACGGGCAGTACCGGTAGCACAACGCCCCAATACTATTGTTGGATCAGAAAATCAGCTTCTTCCATCTACAGAAACAACAGAAGATAAAACCGAAGCCGACCCGGTGTTGAGTGAGTTTAATAAAATAAGTAAAGAATTACCCAAAACACCCGAACAGGTTGAGGAGGCTTTGGAAAAAATTGAGGATGCTTACTTTTTATTGGGAGACATTTACTATTTCAAACTACAGGAAAAACGCAATGCCGTTAATACGTATGAAAAACTACTGGCCCGTTTTCCCAATACCCATTACCGACCTGAAGTTTTATACAAACTTTACCTGATGCATAAAGAGGTTCAGCCTGAAAAAGCCGAGCGTTATGCCCAGGAACTAACAAGCGAATTTCCGGAAAGTTTGTTCGCCAAAATCCTTATTAACCCCGATTACTTGTTGGAATCGAGCCAGGTCGTTGAATTACAAAAAGCACTTTATCGGGAGGCTTACCAAAAATTTGAAACATGGCAACTCAACGAAGCAATAGCATTGATCAATAAAGCCCTTGCAGAAGAAAAAACAACCTTCACGCCTAACCTTGAATTGTTGAAAATACTGGTTATTGGTCCATCCGAAAGCCTCGCCCAGTATCAATACAATCTTGATGAATTTATAAAAAATAATCCCGAGGCTGAAGTAACTTCCTACGCTAAAAGACTGTTATCTGCTTCACGTGATTTTGAGTTAAAACGCGAAAAGGAAAGAGGCATCCAATACAGTACCTCGTTTGATGAACCCCATTATTTTGTAATGGTTTATAAAACGGAGGCGAAAATGGAAGACATCGCATCAAAAACAATGGATGCTTTTAACCAGGCGAACTTTAAGGAACTTAGCTTAAAAGTCAGTAATCTGATCCTTAACGAAGGTCTCTCCATCACCTTTGTTTCTGACTTGCCGAAAATGAAAGCAGCCCTTGAGTATTACCGCACGTTTAACGAAAAGCAGCCTTCGCTCAACGCTTTAAAGAACCATAAATTCAATACTTTTGTAATTACGAAAAACAATTTCGATATCTTTTACCGTACAAAAGGCCTAGATGAGTACCTCCAATTCTTTGAAAAAAACTATAACCCGAAAAATCCATAG
- a CDS encoding transglycosylase domain-containing protein, whose protein sequence is MSTSNSLKKTITRKIHSALGLKLPWFKRIVKIIWILFFCFILGFPLYIYSVSIDLFGLFGGMPSLKSIENPENDLSSELISADGVSLGRYFRYNRSQVSYYNLSKDLVNTLILSEDHRFYSHSGMDFIAYLRVLKGLLTFSPAGGGSTITQQLAKNLYTQNPNMGLDGTLGKLGRTPRRVIQKTKEWIISYHLEKNFTKEEIIAMYLNTAEFGSNAYGIQVAAETYFSKTPDSLNVQESAVLVGMLQAITRFNPVANPENSLRKRNEVLAKLYYHGYIKSREAYDSIRALPIVLQYRVQNQNEGLATYFRSVIGQDLMAWCKARGIDLWESGLKIYTTIDSRMQRYAEEAVAEHMKFLQGDFDTHWKGKNPWIDESGNEIKGYLQSRIKQTDAYKNLVARYGADNDSVKIMLNLKKPMRIFTWNGERDTLFSSMDSLNYYKRFLHTGLIAIDANTGAIKAWVGGVNHKYFKFDHVRQGKRQPGSTFKPFVYGAALELGYNPCLELTDVSPVFNVPGGTWYPPNSDGSRGTGEKMTLRQAMARSVNSITAQVMKEIKEKTVVEFAHRVGISSTLDPVPSLCLGVSDVSLYEMAGAYATFVNSGIYTEPYYITRIEDKNGNVIESIVPKTREAISEQTAYKMIYMLQGGVEEEGGTSRGLSRDLKIDNEIGGKTGTTNNASDGWYMGVTHNLVSGVWVGGDERSIHYRTWSSGQGSRTARPIWDKFMTKVYRDESLDYKKGQFKRPKTGLDITLDCSRYPGADSIQVIDHKPWDDFN, encoded by the coding sequence ATGAGTACCTCCAATTCTTTGAAAAAAACTATAACCCGAAAAATCCATAGTGCCTTAGGGTTAAAGCTTCCGTGGTTTAAACGAATCGTTAAAATCATTTGGATTCTTTTCTTCTGTTTCATCCTGGGGTTTCCGCTTTATATCTATTCTGTAAGCATTGATTTGTTTGGGCTGTTCGGTGGCATGCCTAGCTTAAAATCCATTGAAAACCCGGAGAACGACCTGTCTTCTGAATTGATTTCGGCTGATGGTGTTTCGCTTGGCCGGTACTTCCGATACAACAGAAGCCAGGTTTCGTATTACAACCTTTCAAAAGATTTGGTGAACACACTTATCCTTTCGGAAGATCACCGGTTTTATAGCCATTCCGGTATGGACTTTATTGCATACCTGAGGGTACTTAAAGGCCTGTTAACGTTTAGTCCTGCCGGTGGTGGCAGCACCATTACACAACAGCTCGCCAAAAATTTGTATACACAAAATCCAAACATGGGGCTTGACGGTACGTTGGGAAAGTTAGGCCGGACTCCCCGAAGGGTAATACAGAAAACAAAAGAATGGATTATTTCTTACCACCTGGAAAAGAATTTCACTAAAGAAGAAATTATTGCCATGTACTTGAATACCGCGGAGTTTGGAAGCAACGCCTACGGCATTCAGGTAGCTGCTGAAACCTACTTCAGTAAAACCCCTGACAGTTTAAATGTACAAGAGTCGGCTGTACTCGTGGGTATGCTGCAGGCCATTACCCGCTTTAACCCAGTGGCCAATCCTGAAAACTCACTACGAAAACGAAACGAAGTGCTGGCAAAACTGTATTACCACGGCTACATAAAATCACGCGAAGCATACGACTCCATTAGGGCATTGCCTATTGTGTTGCAATACCGGGTGCAAAACCAAAACGAAGGTTTGGCAACTTACTTCCGGAGTGTTATCGGGCAGGATTTGATGGCATGGTGCAAAGCCAGGGGAATTGATTTGTGGGAATCGGGGCTAAAAATTTATACAACTATTGACAGCCGCATGCAACGCTATGCTGAAGAGGCCGTAGCGGAGCACATGAAATTTTTACAAGGCGATTTTGATACACACTGGAAAGGGAAAAATCCATGGATTGATGAGAGTGGAAATGAGATAAAAGGCTATTTGCAATCACGTATTAAACAAACCGATGCTTACAAAAACTTAGTGGCGCGGTACGGTGCCGATAACGACTCGGTAAAAATTATGCTGAACCTGAAAAAGCCCATGCGCATATTCACCTGGAATGGCGAGCGTGATACACTTTTCAGTTCAATGGATTCATTAAACTACTATAAGCGCTTTTTACATACCGGCTTAATTGCCATTGATGCCAACACCGGGGCAATTAAAGCCTGGGTTGGTGGTGTTAATCATAAGTATTTTAAGTTCGATCACGTACGGCAAGGAAAGCGACAACCCGGCTCTACCTTCAAGCCTTTCGTTTACGGTGCTGCCCTTGAACTTGGGTATAACCCATGCCTCGAACTGACTGATGTTTCTCCGGTATTCAATGTTCCGGGCGGAACATGGTATCCTCCAAATTCGGATGGCTCGCGGGGAACTGGTGAAAAAATGACCTTGCGCCAGGCCATGGCACGTTCGGTAAACTCTATTACCGCACAAGTAATGAAAGAGATAAAAGAAAAAACTGTTGTTGAATTTGCGCATCGGGTAGGTATCTCCAGCACGCTGGATCCTGTACCCTCACTTTGCCTCGGTGTAAGTGACGTTTCGCTTTACGAAATGGCCGGGGCTTATGCCACGTTTGTTAATAGCGGCATTTATACCGAGCCGTACTACATCACCAGGATAGAAGACAAGAATGGAAACGTGATTGAAAGTATTGTACCTAAAACCCGCGAAGCGATTAGTGAACAAACTGCCTATAAAATGATTTATATGCTGCAAGGTGGGGTGGAAGAAGAAGGTGGTACATCACGCGGGCTAAGTCGAGATTTAAAAATTGATAATGAAATTGGCGGAAAAACCGGAACCACCAACAACGCTTCCGATGGTTGGTATATGGGCGTTACCCACAACCTTGTATCCGGTGTGTGGGTTGGTGGCGATGAACGGAGCATCCATTACCGTACCTGGAGCTCCGGACAGGGATCACGAACCGCACGCCCCATTTGGGACAAGTTCATGACAAAAGTCTACAGAGACGAATCCCTTGATTACAAAAAAGGTCAATTTAAAAGGCCCAAAACGGGGCTTGATATAACCTTAGATTGCTCCCGTTATCCGGGTGCCGATTCCATACAGGTTATTGACCATAAGCCATGGGATGACTTCAATTAA